Genomic segment of Pararhodobacter zhoushanensis:
CTTGGCAAAAGAGCTGATCAGCGCGGGGCGATCATCATCACCATCTGACGGCCTTCCAGCCGCGGGAAGTTCTCGATCTTGCCGATCTCGTTCACATCCGCCGCAACCCGGTTGAGCAATTCCATGCCCAGCTGCTGGTGCGCCATTTCGCGACCGCGGAAGCGCAGCGTCACCTTGACCTTGTCGCCTTCGCCCAGGAACTTCTCAACCGAGCGCATCTTGACGTCGTAGTCATGCGTATCGGTGCCCGGACGGAATTTGATTTCCTTGATCTCGATGATCTTCTGTTTCTTGCGTGCTTCGGCCTCACGCTTTTGCTGTTCATACTTGAACTTGCCGAAATCCATGATCTTGCAAACCGGCGGCGCCGCGTTCGGCGATATCTCAACCAGATCCAGACCCAGTTCCTGGGCCATCTGCATCGCCCGTGCGGGCGTCACCACCCCGACGTTTTCGCCTTCCGCACCAATCAGGCGGATCTCAGGCGCGCGGATCCGGTCATTGACGCGGGGTCCGGTGTCGCGGCTGGGCGGGGCATTGTGGGGTCTGCGGGCTATGGTTGAATTCCTTCTATGATCTATCGGGCCGCAAAATAGCCCTGCAGAGGCTCAGTTGCAAGAGGCGGCGCGCGTGATTGGTCCTGCAAACGTGGCAGAAATCTGCCCGTCGGGATTGCGTTTGTGGCACGGCAATGCCACATCATCAGTGAAGTGCGTTTTTGAGGATTAGTCATGAAAAAGCTCCTGATCGTTGCCGCGATCGTTCTGGCGGCCGGACTGGGTATCTGGGTTTCGCGTGAGCGGCCGATGCCGCAACCCGCGCCCGAGCCCGCCGCTGCGCCCGTCGCACCGGTTGAGCCTGTCGCACCGCCGCCGGCCGAGGCCGAAGCGCCAACCGCGCTCGAGACGGCAACGCAGGCTGTTCAGGACGCAATGGAAGAAGCAGCCGAGACCGGCGCCGATGCGACCGAAACCGCGACCGAAGCCGTGGATGCGGCAACCGATGCGGTCAGCGATGCCGTGTCGGACGCCGTGCAGAACGCCACCGGCATCGGCCAGGAAGCCAGCGACGCCGTCGGCGATGCTGTCAGTCAGGCTGCCGAGCGCCTGCGCGATTCGGTGACCGAGACCGCACCGGCTGCCGATGCACCCGCCGTCGAAGCAGCGCCAGTCGCCGAGACCGCGCCAGTCGCCGAGACTGCGCCAGTGACCGAGGCTGCTCCTGCTGCTGAACCCGAAGCCGCCGCTCCCCAAGCCGCTGCCCCGGCGCAGGACGTCGCACCCGCCGCTGAAACCGCCCCGGCACCCGCTGCAGAGTCGCAAGCCGCAGGCCCCGTTGCCCCGGCTGCCGCGCCTGAAGCCGCTGCCGCGCCCGCTGCGTCGGTCGAAGCCGAGGCCGCTGTCGAGGCAGATGCAGCGCCGTCGCTCGAGACGCTCTTTACCGCGGAAGGTTTCGACTTTGATCAGGCCGTCGCCGCGATCGACGCCTCCGACATGAGCGCGCTGCGCAAGGCGACCGCCCGTCGGGCGCTGGAAGGCGCGCGCGATAACCCCGAACTGCTCGGCGCTGCGCTGACCCAGGTGCGCGGACTGCTGGGTCTCTGATCCGTTCGCGATGACGATTGAGAGCGGGCGGTGACGGCAGTCACCGCCCGTTTTCCGTTTGCGACGCAGGCGCGCTCTTCGTAACGTCACCCTTGCGCCAGCCGCCCGCGCTGGGTCAACTGGCGGCGGGAGGAGAGCCCGCATGATCACCCTGCACCACGTGCCTCAATCGCGCAGTTTCCGCATTCTGTGGTTTTTGCATGAGGCCGGTCTGGACCACGAGGTCCGCTATCACAGCTTCGCCGGCAAGGCGCTGCGCGACCCGGCCTTTCTGGCGTTGTCGCCCGCGGGCCGTGTTCCGGTGGTTGAGGTGGATCAGGCTGTGCTTTTCGAGTCCGGCGCGATTCTGGAGTCCCTGTGCGAGACCCGCGCACCCGCTCTGGGCCGCGCACCCGGCACGGTTGAGCGCGGCACGTATCTGGAATGGCTGCATTACGGCGAGACCATTGCGCAGCATCTGGCCCAACTGACCTTCCACCACATCGCCCTGCGTCCCGCCGACCGCAGCCCCGTTGTGCAAAAGCTTGAAGCTCTGCGCCTGCGCCGGGTGCTGGAGGGCGTCGAGACCGCCCTTGATGGCGATTACCTGCTCGATGGCTTCTCGGCGGCGGATATCATGGTGGGTTCCTCGGCGATGATCGGCGCGCGTTTCGTCCGGCTTGACGGCTTGGCGCGCCTGCAGGACTGGCTTGCCCGGCTCAAGGCGCGCCCGGCGTTTCGCGCGGCCGAGGCAGCGGATGGCACGGCAGAGCTCTATCTCAAGGAGTATTACGGTGACTGAGACGGTCGAGATCTTCGAGGTCGGCCCGCGCGACGGGTTGCAGAACGAAAAGCGCCTGATCCCGACGGCGGAAAAGATCGCGCTGGTCGATCTGCTCAGCCGCGCCGGGTTCCGCCGGATCGAGGTCGCCAGTTTCGTCTCGCCCAAATGGGTGCCGCAGATGGCCGACAGCGCCGAAGTGCTGGCGGGCATCACCCGCGCGGCCGGCATCTCCTACGCCGCGCTCACGCCAAACTTGCGCGGCTATGAGGGCGCGAAGGCGGCGCGCGCCGATGAGATCGCGGTGTTTGCGTCGGCCTCCGAGGGTTTCTCGAAAGCCAACCTCAACTGCACCATTGCCGAATCCATCGCGCGGTTCCTGCCCATCCTTGAAGCCGCGAAGGCCGATGGCATCCCGGTGCGCGGCTATATCTCTTGCGTCACCGATTGCCCCTTCGACGGCCCGACCCCGCCGGGTGCCGTGGCCACTCTGGCCGAGCGGCTTATCGGGCTTGGCTGCTATGAGGTCAGTCTGGGCGATACCATCGGCAAGGCAACGCCCGAGACATTGAGCACAATGTTGACTGCGGTCACTGGCGTTGTCCCCGGCGCACAACTGGCGGGCCATTACCACGACACCGGCGGGAGGGCCTGCGACAACATCGAAGCCAGCCTCGGGTACGGGCTGCGCGTCTTCGACGCTGCCGTGGGCGGGTTGGGCGGCTGCCCTTATGCGCCCGGCGCGCAGGGGAATGTCGCGACCGAAGCCGCGCTCGACCGGTTGCATTCCTTGGGATTTTCCACCGGCCTCGACCGCGCGCTGATCCTCAGTGCCGCCGAACTGGCCCGCAGCATGAGGGCCGCGCAATGAGTTTCGACACCATCTCTCTCGGCACGGATCCCCGCGGCGTCGCCACGCTGACCCTGAACCGCCCCGACAAGCACAACGCGATGTCCGCACCGATGATCGACGAGCTGGCGCAGGCGGCGGCGCAGCTGACCGCCGATGACGCCGTGAGGGTCGTGGTGCTGACCGGGGCAGGGGCCAGCTTTTGCGCCGGGGGCGATCTGGGCTGGATGAAAGATCAGATGGCGGCCTCCAGCGCCGAGCGCGCGGCGGGTGCGGCACGGCTCGCAGGGATGCTCGGCGCGCTGAACACGCTGCCCAAGCCGCTGATCGGGCGCATTCAGGGCCCGGCATATGGCGGTGGCATCGGCATGATGGCGGTCTGCGATGTGGCGATCGGCGTGAACACCGGGCGCTTTGGCCTGACCGAGACGCGGCTCGGGCTGATCCCGGCGACGATTGGCCCCTATGTGCTGGCGCGCATGGGTGAAGCCATGGCGCGGCGGGTGTTCATGTCCGCCCGCCTCTTTGGTGCCGACGAGGCGGTGACGCTGGGTCTGCTGGCCCGCGCGGTTGCGCCCGACGATCTGGACGCGGCGGTCGAGGCCGAGGTCGCGCCCTATCTCACCTGCGCCCCCGGCGCCGTGGCCGAAGCCAAAGCCCTGGCACTGCGGCTGGGCGGGGCGATCACGCAAGCCGACATTGACCACTCGATCGGTGCGCTGGTCGCGCGGTGGGAAAGCGATGAGGCCGGGCAGGGCATCGATGCGTTCTTTGCCAAACGCAAGGCGCCTTGGGCGGGGTGAGCGGCGCTTGGGGGGCGTAGAACCCCGGAAATCTAGGTCAAATTGCTCACAACCTTCGCTGCGCCGCCGCATCTGTGTGCCCGCGGCGTGGCGGCGTGCCCGCGCGGGCAGGAGGGGGCGTGGCAGCCTCTCCATGTCCCGCCGCCGTGCATGGCGTCGGCCATCGGAAAACGCCGTTCCCCCGTATGGCCAACCTCCTGCAATTCCTCACCTCCTTTCGATCCAGCGCCCGACCTGCCTCTCACCTTGCCGCAAATACGCCGGGGGTGAGGCCGTCAGGCCGAGGGGCTGGCCCCCTGCGCGTGGAACACGCGCCGTGGTGCCGGGGGCTCGATGCCCCCGGCACCGCGGCCCTGCTCCTGGGGACACCCCCGGTATGAGTCGTCCTGCCAGCCCTGCGATGCCTGAGATTGCCGCACAGCAGCGAAGCCGGACAAAAAAATTCTTAACCGTTTGCAGACAGGCGTAGAAAACCTTGAAAACAGACGCCCGTTCACCGGTGCCCTCGGTTGACCCGCGCGGCGGGCGGGAGTAAACGGGCCATGAGCCAACTTGAGCAGCGCCCGGGGCACCGTGCGCCAAAGGAGCCACCCTTGGACGACCTTCTCCGAGATTATCTCCCCATCGTCATCTTTCTCGTGATTTCCATCGGACTGGGCCTCATTCTGATGCTCTCGGCCATGGTGATCGCCGTACGCAATCCCGACCCTGAAAAAGTGTCGGCTTATGAGTGCGGCTTTAACGCGTTTGACGATGCGCGGATGAAATTCGACGTGCGGTTCTACCTCGTGTCGATCTTGTTCATCATTTTTGACCTCGAAATCGCGTTCCTGTTCCCCTGGGCCGTCGCCTTTGCGGATATGAGCATGGTCGCCTTCTGGTCGATGATGGTGTTCCTGGGCGTGCTGACCATCGGCTTTGCCTATGAGTGGAAGAAGGGAGCTCTCGAATGGGAGTGATGACCGGAGCCAACACCGCCGGTGCCGACCGTGAGGTTGCCACCCAGGCGCTGAACGCCGAGCTGCAGGACAAGGGTTTCCTGCTGACCACCACCGCCGATATCATCAACTGGGCGCGCAACGGCTCGCTGCACTGGATGACCTTCGGTCTGGCCTGCTGCGCCGTCGAGATGATGCACACCTCGATGCCGCGCTACGATCTTGAGCGTTTCGGCACCGCCCCGCGTGCCAGCCCGCGTCAGTCCGACCTGATGATCGTGGCGGGCACGCTGACCAACAAGATGGCCCCGGCGCTGCGCAAGGTCTATGACCAGATGCCCGAGCCGCGCTACGTCATCTCGATGGGGTCGTGCGCCAATGGCGGCGGCTATTATCACTATTCGTACTCGGTGGTGCGCGGCTGTGACCGTATCGTGCCCGTGGATATCTACGTCCCCGGCTGCCCGCCGACCGCCGAAGCCCTGCTCTACGGCATCCTGCAGTTGCAGCGGAAAATCCGCCGCACCGGCACCTTGATCCGCTGAGGGAGACCCCAAGATGTCCGACGCTCAAGACCAGGCGCTGCTAGAGCTGGGCGAGTATATCGCCAGCAAGCAGGCTGACGCGGTTATCGGTTCCGAGGTGGCTTTTGGCGAGCTGACCCTGACCGTCACCGCGGCGGCGCTGCCCGCGCTGGTGCGGTTCCTGAAAACCGACGTCACCTGCAAGTTCTCGTCGCTGGTCGACATCACCGCCGTTGATTACCCCGCCCGCCGGGCGCGGTTCGACGTGGTCTACCATTTCCTGTCGATGTACCGGAACCAGCGCATCCGCCTGCGCGCGCAGGTGCGCGACGATGAGATGGTGCCGTCGATCGTGCTTGAGCACCCCTCGGCCAACTGGTTCGAACGCGAAGTGTTCGACATGTTCGGCATCCTGTTCTCGGGCCATCCCGACCTGCGGCGCATCCTGACCGACTACGGTTTCCGCGGTCACCCGCTGCGCAAGGATTTCCCGACCACCGGCTACGTTGAGGTTCGTTACGACGAAGCCGCCAAGCGCGTCGTCTATGAGCCTGTCAAACTGGTTCAGGACTACCGTCAGTTCGACTTCATGTCGCCCTGGGAAGGCGCGAAGTACATTCTGCCGGGCGACGAAAGGGCCAAGTGATGGACGCGTCCGCCCCGAACATGCTGCGCTGGCCAACAGGAGTTTCGCTCCTGCTGGGTATTGGCGCGCAGAAATCGGGAACGACCTGGCTGCATGAGACGCTCAGCAGCCATCCGAACTGCCGTGCCTTTCCGATCAAGGAAGTGCATTATTTCGACACGGTTACCAACCTGACGCGGGCTGGCTATGTGCTGATGTTCAAGCGCCTGAAGGCGTTGAGTGCGCGCGGCGATGCCGCAGGCGCGTTGGCCAAGGTGTCGCGGCTGGTCGATCTGGTTGAAAAGCCGGGCGGCAATGATCAAGGCTACATCGATCTGATGACCGAAGGGCTTGCGCCCGGGTCGGTCGCTCTGGATATAACGCCCGCCTATGGGATGCTCGATGACGCGGGTTTCGCCCGTGCTGCCAGTCTGGGGGCCACGCGCTTTTTGTTTATTCTGCGTGAGCCGGTCGCGCGGTTCTGGTCCGGTGTCCGCATGATGGCCAAACTTACCGGCGACGCGGCTGACC
This window contains:
- a CDS encoding NADH-quinone oxidoreductase subunit C; amino-acid sequence: MSDAQDQALLELGEYIASKQADAVIGSEVAFGELTLTVTAAALPALVRFLKTDVTCKFSSLVDITAVDYPARRARFDVVYHFLSMYRNQRIRLRAQVRDDEMVPSIVLEHPSANWFEREVFDMFGILFSGHPDLRRILTDYGFRGHPLRKDFPTTGYVEVRYDEAAKRVVYEPVKLVQDYRQFDFMSPWEGAKYILPGDERAK
- the infC gene encoding translation initiation factor IF-3, producing the protein MDHRRNSTIARRPHNAPPSRDTGPRVNDRIRAPEIRLIGAEGENVGVVTPARAMQMAQELGLDLVEISPNAAPPVCKIMDFGKFKYEQQKREAEARKKQKIIEIKEIKFRPGTDTHDYDVKMRSVEKFLGEGDKVKVTLRFRGREMAHQQLGMELLNRVAADVNEIGKIENFPRLEGRQMVMMIAPR
- a CDS encoding glutathione S-transferase family protein, whose translation is MITLHHVPQSRSFRILWFLHEAGLDHEVRYHSFAGKALRDPAFLALSPAGRVPVVEVDQAVLFESGAILESLCETRAPALGRAPGTVERGTYLEWLHYGETIAQHLAQLTFHHIALRPADRSPVVQKLEALRLRRVLEGVETALDGDYLLDGFSAADIMVGSSAMIGARFVRLDGLARLQDWLARLKARPAFRAAEAADGTAELYLKEYYGD
- a CDS encoding hydroxymethylglutaryl-CoA lyase → MTETVEIFEVGPRDGLQNEKRLIPTAEKIALVDLLSRAGFRRIEVASFVSPKWVPQMADSAEVLAGITRAAGISYAALTPNLRGYEGAKAARADEIAVFASASEGFSKANLNCTIAESIARFLPILEAAKADGIPVRGYISCVTDCPFDGPTPPGAVATLAERLIGLGCYEVSLGDTIGKATPETLSTMLTAVTGVVPGAQLAGHYHDTGGRACDNIEASLGYGLRVFDAAVGGLGGCPYAPGAQGNVATEAALDRLHSLGFSTGLDRALILSAAELARSMRAAQ
- a CDS encoding crotonase/enoyl-CoA hydratase family protein, translated to MSFDTISLGTDPRGVATLTLNRPDKHNAMSAPMIDELAQAAAQLTADDAVRVVVLTGAGASFCAGGDLGWMKDQMAASSAERAAGAARLAGMLGALNTLPKPLIGRIQGPAYGGGIGMMAVCDVAIGVNTGRFGLTETRLGLIPATIGPYVLARMGEAMARRVFMSARLFGADEAVTLGLLARAVAPDDLDAAVEAEVAPYLTCAPGAVAEAKALALRLGGAITQADIDHSIGALVARWESDEAGQGIDAFFAKRKAPWAG
- a CDS encoding sulfotransferase family protein; amino-acid sequence: MDASAPNMLRWPTGVSLLLGIGAQKSGTTWLHETLSSHPNCRAFPIKEVHYFDTVTNLTRAGYVLMFKRLKALSARGDAAGALAKVSRLVDLVEKPGGNDQGYIDLMTEGLAPGSVALDITPAYGMLDDAGFARAASLGATRFLFILREPVARFWSGVRMMAKLTGDAADPVEIAAREIADEALSASGERRLEAMVARGDYATTLDRLQRHVPAHRRLVVFFEDLFTQATLDRICAFLGLSPMPLTDTSPRLEGVSATLRPDQIERATEFFRPQYEAVCAALGDAVPAAWHERFARGPVAA
- a CDS encoding NADH-quinone oxidoreductase subunit A, which translates into the protein MDDLLRDYLPIVIFLVISIGLGLILMLSAMVIAVRNPDPEKVSAYECGFNAFDDARMKFDVRFYLVSILFIIFDLEIAFLFPWAVAFADMSMVAFWSMMVFLGVLTIGFAYEWKKGALEWE
- a CDS encoding NuoB/complex I 20 kDa subunit family protein — protein: MTGANTAGADREVATQALNAELQDKGFLLTTTADIINWARNGSLHWMTFGLACCAVEMMHTSMPRYDLERFGTAPRASPRQSDLMIVAGTLTNKMAPALRKVYDQMPEPRYVISMGSCANGGGYYHYSYSVVRGCDRIVPVDIYVPGCPPTAEALLYGILQLQRKIRRTGTLIR